A window of Gadus chalcogrammus isolate NIFS_2021 chromosome 16, NIFS_Gcha_1.0, whole genome shotgun sequence contains these coding sequences:
- the LOC130405281 gene encoding nucleolar pre-ribosomal-associated protein 1-like, with protein sequence MNGQSGDGEEATVVDSGLAGDTALLLTRWSLRSLLEHPFQHPPTLEFLRWFHRVAPPHPDTVDKILGDAGAKEDLLRLYHRAVELRAPASPSPCRTETLELFTGVMLRLLEAQGPLPLGELHAGVVSACLSDPSTPQARRDAGVVLLSLYVHEMWSGACSPHLFLQHVRLVTAAAKPKGKRRTTKSTLEESHVSAICNDIVARTTDGSGTRPSV encoded by the exons ATGAATGGCCAATCAGGCGATGGCGAGGAGGCGACGGTCGTCGACAGCGGCCTGGCGGGCGACACGGCCCTCCTGCTCACCCGCTGGTCCCTGAGGTCCTTGCTGGAGCACCCCTTccagcacccccccaccctggagTTCCTCCGCTGGTTCCACAGGGTGGCCCCCCCGCACCCGGACACGGTAGACAAGATCCTGGGCGACGCCGGCGCCAAGGAGGACCTGCTGCGGCTCTACCACCGGGCCGTGGAGCTCCGGGCTCCGGCCTCGCCCTCCCCCTGCAGAACGGAGACCCTCGAGCTGTTCACTGGCGTCATGCTGCGTCTGCTGGAGGCCCAGGGACCCCTCCCTCTCGGGGAGCTCCACGCCGGGGTGGTCTCCGCCTGCCTGTCggacccctccacccctcaggCCCGACGCG ACGCCGGCGTGGTGCTGCTGTCGCTGTACGTCCACGAGATGTGGAGCGGCGCGTGCTCgccccacctcttcctccaacACGTCCGCCTGGTGACCGCCGCAGCCAAGCccaaggggaagaggaggacgaccaAATCTACGCTGGAGGAATCGCACGTCAGTGCCATCTGTAATGACATCGTCGCCAGGACCACAGACGGTTCCGGAACTCGGCCCTCAgtttaa